The proteins below come from a single Streptomyces tubercidicus genomic window:
- a CDS encoding lytic polysaccharide monooxygenase auxiliary activity family 9 protein, with the protein MTVRRKATGIALVGIAPLALTALTASPAAAHGSMTDPVSRVSACYAEGPESPRSAACKAAVQTGGAQALYDWNGVRDGEAGGRSRTRIPDGKLCSANNAEYKGLDLPRADWPSSRMRAGSHTFHYKATAPHAGYFELYITKAGYDPKKPLKWSDLESKPFAKVNPKLTNGEYVFDAKVPARSGHHLIYSVWQRSDSPEAFYTCSDVVFGKKSGGTVAKSAPAASAPTDAQIAAGAAKSSVGTGHHDHGGGAGHTGAAHNGGHTGTVRSADAHAPAAASASEANAPHANGGSRPVEGQRLAETGGDSSTAPLAVSGAAVLALGAGVLFTTTRRRAARHRG; encoded by the coding sequence ATGACCGTTCGTCGCAAGGCCACCGGGATCGCACTGGTCGGTATCGCCCCGCTCGCGCTCACCGCGCTCACCGCGAGCCCGGCCGCCGCCCACGGTTCGATGACGGACCCGGTGAGCCGGGTGTCGGCGTGCTACGCGGAGGGCCCCGAGAGCCCGCGGTCGGCGGCGTGCAAGGCCGCCGTACAGACCGGCGGGGCCCAGGCGCTCTACGACTGGAACGGGGTACGGGACGGCGAGGCGGGCGGCCGGTCCAGGACCCGCATCCCGGACGGCAAGCTGTGCAGCGCCAACAACGCCGAGTACAAGGGCCTGGACCTGCCCCGCGCCGACTGGCCGTCGTCCCGGATGCGGGCGGGCAGCCACACCTTCCACTACAAGGCCACCGCGCCCCACGCGGGGTACTTCGAGCTGTACATCACCAAGGCGGGCTATGACCCGAAGAAGCCGCTGAAGTGGTCCGACCTGGAGTCGAAGCCGTTCGCGAAGGTCAACCCGAAGCTCACCAACGGGGAGTACGTCTTCGACGCGAAGGTGCCGGCGCGGTCCGGGCACCACCTGATCTACAGCGTCTGGCAGCGGTCGGACAGCCCGGAGGCGTTCTACACCTGCTCGGACGTCGTCTTCGGCAAGAAGTCCGGCGGCACCGTCGCCAAGTCCGCGCCGGCCGCCTCCGCGCCGACCGACGCCCAGATCGCGGCGGGCGCCGCCAAGTCGTCGGTGGGCACGGGCCACCACGACCACGGCGGCGGCGCCGGCCACACGGGCGCTGCCCACAACGGCGGCCACACGGGCACCGTCCGGTCGGCGGACGCCCACGCCCCGGCGGCCGCCAGCGCTTCGGAGGCCAACGCCCCGCACGCCAACGGCGGTTCCCGTCCGGTAGAGGGTCAGCGGCTGGCCGAAACCGGTGGCGACAGCTCCACGGCCCCGCTCGCCGTCAGCGGCGCCGCCGTGCTCGCCCTGGGCGCCGGGGTCCTGTTCACCACCACCCGCCGCAGGGCCGCCCGGCACCGCGGCTGA
- a CDS encoding SpoIIE family protein phosphatase: MCASQSGRLSGDDVFDLTRTAVVMADRAGLARGWTKGAERLLGYQVSEAVGKPLAELFAGVASGASRDSRWESRLAAAEGWSGLEAVRHKDGHRLDLEFRVLPLMVAEKHSIRLVLAAEMTQTPWSGASRSFLEGILGMSPIGVAMVNADLQYVWLNDALEEMGGTSREQRLGKRLGEIQPGLDVEGIESEMRKVLSTGTPSVGYEYLGNPESDPLREHAYSTSFFRLEDEAGQVLGICYMVLDVTESYRARQRMALLNRAAERIGNSLDVWQTAQELADAAVPDLADFVTVDLLDALLSGEEPSPDPVDAADLVTMRRAGQQSVREGCPEAVVAVGDAAAYPPSAPVVLSLVEGDSALFQTLDLADGAWAAEDPVRAAHLRELGFHSLMVVPLRARGAFLGAAAFARWQHTGPFQPDDLVLAEEFVTRAAISIDNARRYTREHNTALTLQHSLLPHDLPEQCAVEAAYRYLPADPLSGVGGDWFDVIPLSGARVALVVGDVVGHGVHAAATMGRLRAAVQALADLDLSPEEVLAHLDDMVNRVGHDTNADDGVIGATCLYAVYDPVGCRCTLARAGHPAPLLISPAGRGRLLELPTGPPLGLGGMPFESVELPLPEGSLLALYTNGLLLGKALDLDGGIARLRTALADARAPLEELCDTVIGGLPGGRPVDDVALLLARTRALAPAQLATWEVPADPSAVGQARRSAAGRLAEWSLEELAFSTELIVSELVTNAIRHASGPVSLRMIRARALICEVSDSSSTSPHLRHARTTDEGGRGLFLIARYAERWGTRYTSQGKIIWAEQPLRSVGGAVPVADTDALLDALDALDDTGDPTRATGTGTEGH; the protein is encoded by the coding sequence ATGTGTGCCTCCCAGAGCGGCCGTCTCTCCGGAGACGACGTCTTCGACCTCACGCGGACGGCCGTGGTGATGGCCGATCGCGCGGGGCTGGCGCGGGGCTGGACGAAGGGCGCCGAGCGGCTGCTCGGCTACCAGGTGTCCGAGGCCGTCGGCAAACCCCTCGCGGAGCTGTTCGCGGGCGTGGCCTCCGGGGCGTCGCGGGACAGCAGGTGGGAGTCCCGGCTGGCGGCGGCGGAGGGCTGGAGCGGGCTGGAGGCCGTACGGCACAAGGACGGCCATCGGCTCGACCTGGAGTTCCGGGTCCTGCCGCTGATGGTTGCCGAGAAACACTCCATACGTCTCGTCCTCGCCGCCGAGATGACCCAGACGCCCTGGTCAGGAGCGAGCCGGTCGTTCCTGGAGGGCATTTTGGGCATGTCGCCGATCGGCGTGGCCATGGTGAACGCCGACCTCCAGTACGTGTGGCTGAACGACGCCTTGGAGGAGATGGGCGGCACCAGCCGCGAGCAGCGCCTCGGCAAGCGGCTGGGGGAGATCCAGCCGGGCCTCGACGTGGAGGGCATCGAGTCGGAGATGCGCAAGGTACTGAGCACCGGCACCCCGTCGGTCGGCTATGAGTACCTGGGAAACCCGGAGTCCGATCCGCTGCGGGAGCACGCCTACTCCACCTCGTTCTTTCGTCTGGAGGACGAGGCCGGTCAGGTGCTGGGCATCTGCTACATGGTACTCGACGTCACGGAAAGTTACCGGGCGCGGCAGCGGATGGCGCTGCTGAACCGGGCCGCCGAGCGCATCGGCAACTCCCTGGACGTCTGGCAGACCGCGCAGGAGCTCGCCGATGCGGCGGTTCCGGACCTCGCCGACTTCGTCACCGTCGACCTGCTCGATGCGCTGCTCTCCGGGGAGGAGCCATCACCCGACCCGGTCGATGCCGCGGATCTGGTGACCATGCGCAGGGCGGGCCAGCAGTCCGTACGCGAGGGCTGCCCCGAGGCGGTGGTGGCGGTCGGGGACGCGGCCGCCTATCCCCCGTCGGCGCCCGTCGTGCTGAGTCTTGTCGAGGGCGATTCCGCGCTGTTCCAGACGCTGGATCTGGCCGACGGCGCCTGGGCGGCCGAGGACCCGGTCCGGGCGGCGCACCTGCGGGAGCTGGGCTTTCATTCGCTGATGGTGGTGCCGCTCCGGGCGCGGGGCGCCTTCCTGGGGGCGGCCGCGTTCGCCCGCTGGCAGCACACCGGGCCGTTCCAGCCCGACGACCTGGTCCTCGCCGAGGAATTCGTCACCCGCGCCGCGATCTCCATCGACAACGCCCGCAGATACACCCGCGAGCACAACACCGCACTCACCCTCCAGCACAGCCTGCTGCCGCACGACCTGCCCGAGCAGTGCGCGGTGGAGGCGGCCTACCGCTATCTGCCGGCCGATCCGCTCAGCGGCGTCGGCGGCGACTGGTTCGATGTGATCCCGCTGTCCGGCGCCCGGGTCGCGCTGGTGGTCGGCGACGTCGTCGGCCACGGTGTGCACGCCGCGGCCACCATGGGGCGGCTGCGGGCCGCGGTGCAGGCGCTCGCCGACCTGGATCTGTCCCCGGAAGAGGTGCTGGCGCACCTGGACGACATGGTCAACCGGGTCGGCCACGACACGAACGCGGACGACGGGGTCATCGGAGCCACCTGCCTGTACGCGGTCTACGACCCGGTCGGCTGCCGCTGCACGCTCGCCCGCGCCGGCCACCCCGCACCGCTGCTCATCAGCCCCGCGGGCCGGGGCCGGCTGCTGGAGCTGCCGACCGGACCGCCGCTGGGACTGGGCGGGATGCCCTTCGAATCCGTCGAACTGCCGTTGCCCGAAGGCAGTCTGCTGGCCCTCTACACCAACGGGCTGCTGCTGGGGAAGGCCCTCGATCTCGACGGCGGGATCGCCAGGCTGCGCACCGCGCTGGCCGATGCGCGGGCCCCGCTGGAGGAGCTCTGCGACACCGTGATCGGCGGTCTGCCGGGCGGCCGGCCCGTCGATGACGTGGCGTTGCTGCTGGCACGTACCCGGGCCCTGGCACCGGCCCAGCTGGCGACCTGGGAGGTCCCCGCCGATCCGTCCGCGGTCGGCCAGGCCCGCAGATCCGCCGCCGGCCGGCTGGCGGAGTGGAGCCTGGAGGAGCTCGCCTTCTCCACCGAGCTGATCGTCAGCGAGCTGGTCACCAACGCCATCCGGCACGCCTCCGGGCCGGTCAGCCTGCGGATGATCCGGGCACGGGCACTGATCTGCGAGGTGTCCGACAGCAGCAGCACCTCACCGCACCTCCGCCATGCGCGGACCACCGACGAGGGCGGCCGCGGGCTGTTCCTCATCGCCCGGTACGCCGAGCGCTGGGGCACCCGCTACACCTCCCAGGGAAAGATCATCTGGGCCGAACAGCCGCTCCGGTCGGTGGGCGGCGCCGTACCGGTGGCCGACACGGACGCCCTGCTCGACGCCCTCGACGCCCTCGACGACACCGGCGACCCGACCCGTGCCACCGGCACCGGCACCGAAGGCCACTGA
- a CDS encoding methyltransferase domain-containing protein, translating to MSFDAPADPSRRPATAPLNPPLPTADDAYWEAAAASFDDEPDHGLRDPAVRSAWAARLRSWLPSGPATVLDLGCGTGSLSLLAAEQGHRVTGIDRSARMIARARSKLAGRDAAFLVGDAAEPPVGERRFDAVLVRHVVWALPDPAAALRRWAGLLTPGGRLVLVEGRWGEADPIGLTAAQLTALVEPLAARIRVESLAHDPALWGKEVADERYALIADLPRRHTEVVDVHLVLRRGDEVLLARRSGTGYADGLLNVPSGHAEDGEDVRAAMIREAAEETGLRLAPEDLRVALVMQHCAPPPARPRIGWFFEVAYGAGGEPWNREPDKCAELAWFPLDSLPDDMVAYSRAGLGGLRAGHRFLLHWHRPGDAIAYDPSGAGRAVVLDGPGVTG from the coding sequence ATGAGCTTCGACGCGCCCGCCGATCCCTCCCGTCGACCCGCGACCGCCCCTCTCAACCCACCGCTGCCGACTGCCGACGACGCCTACTGGGAAGCGGCCGCCGCCTCCTTCGACGACGAGCCCGACCACGGCCTGCGCGACCCCGCCGTCCGCTCCGCCTGGGCCGCCCGGCTGCGCTCCTGGCTGCCGTCCGGGCCCGCCACCGTCCTCGACCTGGGCTGCGGCACCGGAAGCCTCTCCCTGCTCGCCGCCGAGCAGGGCCATCGCGTCACGGGCATCGACCGCTCCGCGCGGATGATCGCGCGGGCGCGCAGCAAGCTCGCGGGCCGCGATGCCGCGTTCCTGGTCGGTGACGCCGCCGAACCACCCGTGGGGGAGCGGCGGTTCGATGCCGTCCTGGTGCGCCATGTGGTGTGGGCCCTGCCCGATCCCGCGGCGGCGCTGCGCCGCTGGGCCGGTCTGCTCACCCCCGGTGGCCGGCTGGTGCTGGTGGAGGGCCGCTGGGGCGAGGCCGACCCGATCGGTCTCACGGCCGCCCAACTCACCGCCCTCGTGGAGCCGTTGGCGGCGCGCATACGAGTGGAGAGCCTGGCGCACGATCCGGCGCTGTGGGGCAAGGAGGTGGCCGACGAGCGGTATGCGCTGATCGCCGACCTGCCCCGTCGGCACACCGAAGTGGTCGATGTCCATCTGGTGTTGCGCCGCGGCGACGAGGTGCTGCTCGCCCGCCGGTCCGGCACCGGCTATGCGGACGGTCTGCTGAACGTCCCCTCGGGCCACGCGGAGGACGGTGAGGATGTCAGGGCGGCGATGATCCGGGAGGCCGCGGAGGAGACCGGTCTGCGGCTGGCGCCGGAGGACCTGAGGGTCGCGCTCGTGATGCAGCACTGCGCCCCGCCCCCGGCGCGTCCCCGGATCGGCTGGTTCTTCGAGGTGGCATACGGCGCGGGCGGCGAGCCGTGGAACCGCGAGCCGGACAAATGCGCGGAGTTGGCGTGGTTCCCGCTGGATTCGCTGCCGGACGACATGGTCGCGTACAGCCGCGCAGGACTGGGGGGGCTGCGTGCGGGGCACCGCTTCCTGCTGCACTGGCACCGGCCCGGCGATGCGATCGCTTACGACCCGTCGGGCGCCGGGCGCGCGGTGGTGCTGGACGGGCCGGGGGTGACGGGGTGA
- the asnB gene encoding asparagine synthase (glutamine-hydrolyzing), translating into MCGITGWISYDHDLTKQRATLEAMTATMACRGPDAAGHWLDTHAALGHRRLAVIDPDGGKQPMTATHEGRTLLVLTYSGEVYNYRELRAELEKLGHAFRTRSDTEVVLRAYLQWGEEFAERLNGMYAFALWDPRNRQLLLIRDRMGIKPLYYYPTPDGVLFGSEPKAILAHPSVHPTVDAEGLAELITFTKTPGHAVYKGMHEVRPGHLVRVGRGGVTVKRYWALTAREHTDDLGTTVAHIRALLDDIVDRQLIADVPLCTLLSGGLDSSALTALAARALDAQGRGPVRSFAVDFTGHTENFTPDDLRGTPDGPYAHALAEHVGSEHRDIVLDTAALTDPGHRAAVLAARDLPNGFGDGDTSLYLLFKAVREQSTVALSGESADEVFGGYRWFHDPEAVHADTFPWIAAGLSGRFAGDGGTREALLDRGLLAKLDLPGYTSGRYREALAEVPFLDSDTGLQRRMREISYLHLTRFVQILLDRKDRASMAVGLEVRVPFCDHRLVDYVFNTPWSMKTFDGREKSLLRAATREVLPDVVADRVKSPYPSTQDPRYHEALRGELTELAADRTAPVRPLLDSGALAEATADGASPGIRPGAELILGMNAWLRTSGTTLEL; encoded by the coding sequence ATGTGCGGAATCACCGGATGGATCTCCTACGACCACGACCTCACCAAGCAGCGCGCCACGCTTGAGGCGATGACCGCCACCATGGCCTGCCGCGGCCCGGACGCGGCAGGACACTGGCTCGACACCCACGCCGCGCTCGGCCACCGCCGGCTCGCCGTCATCGACCCCGACGGCGGCAAACAGCCCATGACCGCCACCCACGAGGGCCGCACCCTGCTCGTCCTCACGTACAGCGGCGAGGTGTACAACTACCGCGAACTCCGCGCCGAACTGGAGAAGTTGGGCCACGCCTTCCGTACCCGGAGCGACACCGAAGTGGTGCTGCGCGCCTACCTCCAATGGGGCGAGGAATTCGCCGAGCGCCTCAACGGCATGTACGCCTTCGCGCTCTGGGACCCACGCAACCGGCAACTCCTGCTGATACGCGACCGGATGGGTATCAAGCCGCTCTACTACTACCCCACCCCCGACGGGGTGCTGTTCGGCTCCGAGCCCAAGGCGATCCTCGCCCACCCCTCCGTACACCCCACCGTCGACGCCGAGGGCCTCGCCGAGCTCATCACCTTCACCAAGACCCCGGGCCACGCCGTCTACAAGGGCATGCACGAGGTACGCCCCGGCCATCTCGTCCGGGTCGGCCGCGGCGGAGTGACCGTCAAGCGCTACTGGGCCCTCACGGCCCGCGAGCACACCGACGACCTCGGCACCACCGTCGCGCATATCCGCGCCCTGCTCGATGACATCGTGGACCGGCAGCTGATCGCCGATGTCCCGCTGTGCACCCTGCTCTCCGGCGGCCTGGACTCCTCCGCCCTCACCGCGCTCGCCGCCCGCGCACTGGACGCCCAGGGCCGCGGCCCGGTCCGCTCGTTCGCCGTCGACTTCACCGGCCACACCGAGAACTTCACCCCCGACGATCTGCGCGGCACCCCCGACGGGCCGTACGCCCACGCCCTGGCCGAACACGTCGGCTCCGAGCACCGCGACATCGTCCTGGACACCGCCGCCCTGACGGACCCCGGCCACCGCGCCGCGGTGCTCGCCGCCCGCGATCTTCCCAACGGCTTCGGCGACGGCGACACCTCCCTCTACCTGCTGTTCAAGGCCGTCCGCGAGCAATCCACGGTCGCGCTGTCCGGCGAGTCGGCGGACGAGGTCTTCGGCGGCTACCGCTGGTTCCACGACCCCGAAGCCGTGCACGCCGACACCTTCCCCTGGATCGCGGCCGGCCTCTCCGGCCGGTTCGCCGGGGACGGCGGCACCCGCGAGGCGCTGCTGGACCGCGGTTTACTGGCCAAGCTCGACCTGCCCGGATACACGTCAGGCCGCTACCGCGAGGCGCTCGCCGAAGTGCCCTTCCTCGACAGCGACACCGGCCTCCAGCGGCGGATGCGCGAGATCAGCTATCTGCATCTGACCCGCTTCGTACAGATCCTGCTCGACCGCAAGGACCGGGCCAGTATGGCCGTCGGCCTGGAGGTACGCGTCCCGTTCTGCGACCACCGCCTCGTCGACTATGTCTTCAACACCCCCTGGTCGATGAAGACCTTCGACGGTCGGGAGAAGTCGCTGCTGCGCGCCGCCACCCGCGAGGTGCTGCCCGATGTGGTGGCCGACCGGGTCAAGTCCCCCTACCCCAGCACCCAGGATCCGCGCTACCACGAGGCGCTGCGTGGCGAACTGACCGAGCTGGCTGCCGACCGCACCGCCCCCGTCCGGCCGCTGCTGGACTCCGGCGCCCTCGCGGAGGCCACCGCCGACGGTGCGAGTCCCGGCATCCGCCCCGGCGCCGAACTGATCCTCGGCATGAACGCCTGGCTGCGGACGTCGGGCACCACCCTGGAGCTCTGA
- a CDS encoding GntR family transcriptional regulator: MSPQTLILTIDPAAAAAPFEQVRTQIADQARDGGLPVGYKLPTVRGLAEELGLAANTVAKAYRALETDGVIETRGRNGSFIAAAGEAADKEAAAAAETYARRAQRLGLDHPAALAAVENALRATYGTDT; the protein is encoded by the coding sequence GTGTCCCCGCAGACCTTGATCCTCACCATCGATCCGGCCGCGGCCGCCGCACCGTTCGAGCAGGTACGCACCCAGATCGCGGACCAGGCCAGGGACGGCGGCCTCCCGGTCGGCTACAAACTCCCCACCGTCCGCGGCCTCGCCGAAGAGCTCGGCCTGGCCGCCAACACCGTCGCCAAGGCGTACCGCGCCCTGGAGACCGACGGCGTGATCGAGACCCGTGGCCGCAACGGCAGCTTCATCGCGGCGGCCGGGGAGGCCGCGGACAAGGAAGCCGCCGCGGCCGCCGAGACCTACGCCCGCCGCGCCCAGCGCCTCGGCCTGGACCATCCTGCCGCCCTCGCCGCCGTCGAGAACGCCCTGCGCGCCACCTACGGAACCGACACCTGA
- the ddaH gene encoding dimethylargininase, whose protein sequence is MPSKQALVRRPGPRLAEGLVTHIERRPVDPALALRQWESYVQVLRDHGWHTTEVAPADDCPDAVFVEDTMVMFRNVALLARPGAGQRRPEIPDARTAVEALGCSVNEIRAPGTLDGGDILKVGDTVYVGRGGRTNAEGVRQLRAAFEPLGARVVAVPVSRVLHLKSAVTALPDGTVIGHPPLVDDPAAFSRFLPVPEESGAHVVLLGGGKLLMAASAPKSAELFADLGYQPVVVDISEFEKLEGCVTCLSVRLRELYA, encoded by the coding sequence ATGCCCAGCAAGCAGGCGCTCGTCCGCCGTCCCGGTCCCCGCCTCGCCGAGGGGCTGGTCACCCATATCGAGCGGCGCCCGGTGGACCCCGCCCTCGCCCTGCGCCAGTGGGAGTCCTACGTCCAGGTGCTCCGCGACCACGGCTGGCACACCACCGAGGTCGCCCCCGCCGACGACTGCCCCGACGCGGTCTTCGTCGAGGACACCATGGTCATGTTCCGCAATGTCGCACTGCTCGCCCGCCCCGGCGCCGGACAGCGCCGCCCCGAGATACCGGACGCCCGCACCGCCGTCGAGGCCCTCGGCTGCTCCGTCAACGAGATCCGCGCGCCGGGCACCCTGGACGGCGGCGACATCCTCAAGGTCGGCGACACCGTCTACGTCGGCCGCGGCGGCCGCACCAACGCCGAAGGAGTGCGCCAACTCCGCGCCGCCTTCGAACCGTTGGGCGCCCGCGTGGTCGCCGTACCGGTGAGCCGGGTCCTGCATCTCAAATCCGCCGTGACCGCCCTCCCGGACGGCACCGTCATCGGCCATCCGCCCCTGGTGGACGACCCCGCCGCCTTCTCCCGCTTCCTGCCCGTCCCCGAGGAGTCCGGCGCCCATGTCGTACTGCTCGGCGGCGGCAAGCTGCTGATGGCCGCCTCCGCCCCCAAGAGCGCGGAGCTCTTCGCCGACCTGGGATATCAGCCGGTCGTCGTGGACATCAGCGAGTTCGAGAAGCTGGAGGGCTGTGTGACCTGCCTGTCCGTCCGGCTGCGCGAGCTGTATGCATGA
- a CDS encoding pirin family protein, whose protein sequence is MSNLELRPAPGLCGGTGRTGPVRDVQPGKQVPLGESTVVRRLLPNLGRRMVGAWCFVDHYGPDDIAAEPGMQVPPHPHMGLQTVSWLHEGEVLHRDSLGSLQTVRPRELGLMTSGRAIAHSEESPHGHGPFLHGAQLWVALPGAHRDTAPAFEHHTDLPVLNGGGLSATVLLGELDGATSPGTTYSPLVGADLTLTAGTDTRLPVDPDFEYAALTISGESEVDGVRLAPGSLLYLGCGRSELPLRADTDSSLMLLGGEPFEEELVMWWNFVGRSQQDIEEARTDWMTGSRFGTVHGYDGDRLAAPELPPGALKPRGRAR, encoded by the coding sequence ATGAGCAACCTCGAACTCAGACCCGCGCCCGGCCTGTGCGGCGGCACCGGCCGCACGGGCCCGGTCCGCGACGTCCAGCCCGGCAAGCAGGTACCCCTCGGCGAGAGCACGGTCGTCCGCAGACTGCTGCCGAACCTGGGCCGACGCATGGTCGGCGCCTGGTGCTTCGTCGACCACTATGGCCCCGACGACATCGCCGCCGAGCCCGGCATGCAGGTGCCGCCGCACCCGCACATGGGCCTGCAAACCGTCAGCTGGCTGCACGAGGGCGAGGTGCTGCACCGCGACAGCCTCGGCAGTCTGCAGACCGTACGGCCACGGGAACTCGGCCTGATGACGTCCGGCCGGGCCATCGCCCACTCCGAGGAATCACCGCACGGCCATGGCCCGTTCCTGCACGGCGCCCAGCTCTGGGTGGCGCTCCCCGGCGCACACCGCGACACCGCCCCGGCCTTCGAGCACCACACCGACCTGCCGGTGCTCAACGGCGGCGGACTCTCCGCCACCGTCCTCCTCGGCGAACTGGACGGCGCCACCTCACCCGGCACCACCTACTCCCCACTGGTCGGCGCCGACCTCACCCTCACCGCCGGCACGGACACCCGCCTGCCCGTCGACCCCGACTTCGAGTACGCGGCCCTCACCATCTCCGGCGAGAGCGAGGTCGACGGCGTCCGGCTGGCCCCCGGAAGCCTCCTCTACCTCGGCTGCGGCCGCAGCGAACTGCCCCTGCGCGCCGACACCGACAGCAGCCTGATGCTCCTCGGCGGCGAACCTTTCGAGGAGGAGCTCGTCATGTGGTGGAACTTCGTGGGCCGTTCCCAACAGGACATCGAGGAGGCCCGTACGGACTGGATGACGGGCTCCCGCTTCGGCACCGTCCACGGCTACGACGGCGACCGGCTCGCCGCCCCGGAACTCCCCCCGGGGGCCCTGAAGCCGCGGGGGAGGGCGCGGTGA
- a CDS encoding LysR family transcriptional regulator, producing MTADDEAFRSRTRSNGGGSEPSVHQLRLFLILAKELHFGRAASRLFMSQPAFSKQIGVLERRLGIRLVERTSRAVELTPSGQALLPQARAVTEAMADLRHVAEVQSRENSGRIVVGTLAAEPAMPHTRFILDELHKHRPHLAIEMRSLNFINQYEALASGEVDVAFLRPPAPSGIQAHQLTEEPRLVCLPDDDPLAVQERLSLADLSDRTMVTMPPESPQEWRDFWAIDPRPNGIPIRFGPLAIDVEGVLQAIARKQAIGFLPASARDFYPRPGTVYRDLVDAPPCTMALTWFARNRDRPHVALMRKIARAIPLGWPAG from the coding sequence ATGACAGCAGACGACGAGGCATTCCGCTCGCGCACCCGTTCGAACGGAGGCGGCTCCGAGCCGAGCGTCCACCAACTTCGTCTGTTCCTGATATTGGCCAAGGAGTTACATTTCGGCAGGGCCGCCTCCAGGCTCTTCATGTCGCAGCCGGCATTCAGCAAGCAAATCGGCGTTCTGGAGCGGAGGTTGGGTATCCGACTGGTCGAACGCACCAGTCGTGCCGTAGAACTCACCCCGTCCGGGCAAGCCCTGTTGCCACAGGCTCGTGCCGTCACGGAAGCCATGGCCGACCTGCGCCATGTCGCCGAGGTGCAATCCCGTGAGAATTCCGGACGCATCGTGGTCGGCACACTCGCCGCCGAGCCGGCGATGCCCCACACCCGCTTCATCCTCGACGAACTGCACAAGCACCGGCCGCATTTGGCGATCGAGATGCGCAGCCTCAACTTCATCAATCAGTACGAGGCGCTCGCGAGTGGCGAGGTGGACGTGGCCTTCCTCCGCCCGCCCGCACCCTCCGGCATCCAGGCCCACCAGCTGACCGAAGAGCCTCGCCTGGTCTGCCTGCCGGACGACGATCCACTCGCCGTCCAGGAACGACTCTCCCTGGCCGACCTCTCCGATCGCACCATGGTCACCATGCCACCGGAGTCGCCCCAGGAGTGGCGGGACTTCTGGGCCATCGACCCACGCCCCAACGGAATTCCCATCCGATTCGGCCCGTTGGCCATCGACGTCGAGGGCGTGCTGCAGGCGATCGCACGAAAGCAGGCCATCGGCTTCCTCCCCGCCTCGGCTCGCGACTTCTACCCGCGTCCGGGAACCGTCTATCGAGATCTGGTGGACGCGCCACCGTGCACGATGGCTCTCACCTGGTTCGCCAGAAATCGCGATCGTCCCCATGTCGCCCTGATGCGAAAGATCGCGAGAGCCATCCCCCTTGGCTGGCCGGCCGGTTAG